From Candidatus Mycalebacterium zealandia:
GAAAAAGGGCAGAAGCGTTTCAGACTTGATTTCCGCTATGTCAAAAACCGGTTTTCAGGGCGGAAGTCTTTCCCGCGCGGTTGAGGTTTTTCAAAAAATAGTTGCCGACCCCGAAGTTACGATTTTTCTGGGTTACGCAGGTTCCCTTTCCACAACGGGGCAGTGGAGAATAATAAATTGGCTGATTGAAAACCGTTTTATTGACGTGCTTGTTCCCACGGGCGCGAACATATCCGAAGACATAATAGATGCGATGGGTTATGACTATTTTCAGGGTTCGCACAGAGCCGATGACGAAAAACTGTTTTCCGAAGGAATAAACCGCTATTACGATGTTTACGGGAAAGAAACCGACTATCTTGAAATGACGGAAATGATAGCGGATTTCATTCTGACTCTGGATAAAAAACAAAACTATTCATCGCGCGAATTTTTGGAACTGTTCGGGCGGCATCTGGGTAAAAAGGAAATAAATTCCATTGTCGCGACTGCGGCAAGGTTCGGAGTTCCGGTTTTCTGCCCCGCGATTGCGGACAGTCCATACGGGGACGCGGCTCTTATAGCCGAAAGCAAAGGTTTTCATCTTACAATAGACGCGATGAAAGACTATGTGGAATTTATGAAGATGGGCGAAAAAGTTAAGCAGACCGCCGTGATTTACATTGGTGGCGGGGTTCCGAAGGATTTTATTCAGTTGTTTGCCGTAACGGGCGATTTGCTTTACGAAGACCGTTCTATTCCCGG
This genomic window contains:
- a CDS encoding deoxyhypusine synthase; the protein is MSKTGFQGGSLSRAVEVFQKIVADPEVTIFLGYAGSLSTTGQWRIINWLIENRFIDVLVPTGANISEDIIDAMGYDYFQGSHRADDEKLFSEGINRYYDVYGKETDYLEMTEMIADFILTLDKKQNYSSREFLELFGRHLGKKEINSIVATAARFGVPVFCPAIADSPYGDAALIAESKGFHLTIDAMKDYVEFMKMGEKVKQTAVIYIGGGVPKDFIQLFAVTGDLLYEDRSIPGRKDGMNRKGTGPEETYYPHKYAIQITTDSPQWGGLSGCTFEEAVSWGKEDPEGGLVQCYCDATIALPIISQALAERVEKPRKGKRFFD